The Salegentibacter mishustinae genomic interval CATCTACAATAATGTGCTCGGGTTCACAGTGTAATTGTTCTATGGCGCGATGCATTGCTAAAATAGAAGCATTTAATATATTTATCTTATCTATTTCCTCCATAAAAACGTGTGCAATTCCATAAGAAAGCGCCTCGTTTATTATAATTTCTTTAAGACTGTTGCGATCTACCTCCTTGATTTGTTTAGAGTCATTTAACAGTTTATTTTTAAATTTCTTCGGCAGAATAACGGCAGCAGCTGTTACGGGCCCGGCAAGGCAACCACGGCCGGCTTCATCGGTGCCGGCTACCTGGCACGGTAGGTTGAACATTTTTAGCATAATGCAAAAGTTGTAAGAATCCCGGTTCTACGCAAAACTATTATCCTTTTTTCCTCGTATATATTGCATAGGGAAGCTTTTAAAATGCAATGCATACATAGTATATTCTTTCGATTATTGCCTTTTTCGTATTAAAATTGATATAAAGTTGTTCTAACCTCGTGCTGTCGATTTTGTATATTTTTGTTGAATTCGTAAAAAAATAAGGCTTCAAAGGTCTGATATTTTACATCTT includes:
- a CDS encoding ribonuclease HII gives rise to the protein MLKMFNLPCQVAGTDEAGRGCLAGPVTAAAVILPKKFKNKLLNDSKQIKEVDRNSLKEIIINEALSYGIAHVFMEEIDKINILNASILAMHRAIEQLHCEPEHIIVDGNKFKPFRNISHDCIIKGDGKFLSIAAASILAKTVRDEFMKKIHQEFPMYNWQKNKGYPTREHRQAIMEFGSTPYHRKSFKLLPEQLKLTL